The following proteins are co-located in the Cydia pomonella isolate Wapato2018A chromosome 19, ilCydPomo1, whole genome shotgun sequence genome:
- the LOC133528223 gene encoding arylphorin subunit alpha-like, with translation MKTVLILAAVVALAVAGSIPSVPHNEVELKSVDAQFIERQERVLYLLESIGQYRNDADWFKLGNEYNVEANIDNYTDRKAVEEFLMYYRSGFMPKYKTFSVFYDEMREEAIALFKLFYYAKDFETFYRTAAFARVHFNDGQFLYAYYIAIYQRPDTQTFVLPAPYEMFPQYFVNTKTFLKAYRTKMQNGDFDPAYAATHGIYHENGRYVFYSNYTSPWLTGSAEDRLSYFTEDIGMNSYYYYFQTLYPFWWDKISFPQFEQMRADIFYFNYQQLIAQYYLNRLSNGLGEIPKFSWYMPVETGYYCQLSSYYPFFSRNENYQINNVDNEQYISYLSTYEQSFLYYLEQGHFKAYNQEIDLRNSNAINFVANYWFATVDLYEKLPKNYERFYEIIGLHLLSGTPEPTDRYTIFPSALELYQTSLRDPVFYQFYARILNYFLQWKEYLEPYSYSQLHFEGVRISGVRTDRLVTFFEPYDFDITNDIFHSVEEFKANDPTIYTVRQPRLNHKPFTVTVDVKSDVATDAVIKFFLGPKYDSNGYPLSIEDNWMNFVELDWFVHKLTVGQNTIERHSSDFALFKEDSVSVADLMKYFKQGKIPLDMSERFFYQPRRMMLPRGTRGGFPFQLYVVIYPHTPLPQEMAEYRTYFPDMKPMSYPFDRPVYETYFRQPNIYNEDVSIYHEGEEYPNFYNVREYYPNYQNQVPKH, from the exons ATGAAGACTGTCCTGATCCTAGCTGCTGTCGTGGCCCTGGCCGTCGCCGGTTCCATTCCGTCTGTTCCGCATAATGAAGTGGAGCTGAAATCTG tTGACGCTCAATTCATCGAGCGCCAAGAGAGAGTCCTCTACCTTCTGGAGAGTATAGGACAGTACAGAAATGACGCCGACTGGTTCAAGCTTGGTAACGAATACAATGTCGAGGCTAACATTGACAACTACACC GACAGGAAGGCCGTCGAAGAGTTCTTGATGTACTACAGGAGCGGTTTCATGCCCAAGTACAAGACTTTCTCAGTCTTCTACGATGAGATGAGGGAGGAGGCCATCGCTCTCTTCAAGCTCTTCTACTACGCCAAAGATTTCGAGACCTTCTACAGGACCGCCGCCTTCGCCCGCGTCCACTTCAACGATGGACAGTTCCTTTACGCCTATTACATCGCTATCTACCAACGCCCCGACACCCAGACCTTCGTGCTCCCTGCTCCGTACGAAATGTTCCCTCAGTACTTCGTCAACACCAAGACTTTCCTGAAGGCCTACCGTACTAAGATGCAGAACGGCGACTTCGACCCCGCCTATGCTGCCACCCACGGCATCTACCACGAAAACGGCAGATACGTCTTCTATTCCAACTACACTAGTCCCTGGTTGACTGGCAGCGCTGAGGACAGGCTTTCCTACTTCACTGAGGACATTGGCATGAActcctactactactacttccaGACTCTCTACCCCTTCTGGTGGGACAAGATTAGCTTCCCTCAGTTTGAACAGATGCGTGCAGACATCTTCTACTTCAACTACCAACAGCTTATTGCTCAGTACTACCTAAACCGTCTTAGCAACGGACTTGGAGAGATCCCAAAATTCTCGTGGTACATGCCCGTCGAGACCGGTTACTATTGCCAGCTGTCCTCTTACTATCCCTTCTTCTCGAGAAACGAAAACTACCAGATCAACAATGTAGACAATGAACAGTACATTAGCTACCTTTCCACCTACGAGCAGAGTTTCTTATACTACTTGGAGCAAGGCCACTTCAAGGCT TACAACCAAGAGATCGACCTGCGCAACTCCAACGCCATCAACTTCGTCGCCAATTACTGGTTTGCCACTGTCGACCTGTACGAGAAGTTGCCTAAGAACTACGAACGTTTCTACGAGATCATCGGTCTGCATCTTCTATCCGGCACTCCTGAGCCTACTGACAG ATACACCATCTTCCCCAGCGCTCTGGAGCTGTACCAGACCTCTCTGCGCGACCCTGTCTTCTATCAGTTCTACGCTCGCATCCTGAACTACTTCCTCCAATGGAAAGAGTACCTTGAACCTTACAGCTACAGCCAGCTCCACTTCGAGGGAGTTAGGATCAGCGGCGTCAGGACCGACAGACTGGTTACCTTCTTTGAGCCCTACGACTTTGACATTACCAACGACATCTTCCACAGCGTTGAGGAGTTCAAGGCTAACGACCCTACCATCTACACCGTCCGTCAGCCCCGTCTCAACCACAAGCCTTTCACCGTTACGGTCGATGTCAAGTCTGACGTCGCCACTGATGCCGTGATCAAGTTCTTCCTGGGTCCCAAATACGACAGCAATGGCTATCCTCTTAGTATTGAAGACAACTGGATGAACTTTGTTGAGCTCGACTGGTTCGTGCACAAGCTGACCGTTGGACAGAACACCATCGAGCGCCACTCGTCCGACTTCGCCCTGTTCAAGGAGGACTCCGTATCTGTGGCTGACCTCATGAAATACTTCAAACAAGGAAAGATTCCTCTTGACATGTCGGAGAGGTTCTTCTACCAGCCCCGGAGAATGATGCTGCCTAGGGGTACCAGGGGTGGCTTCCCCTTCCAACTATACGTCGTCATCTACCCCCACACTCCTCTGCCTCAGGAGATGGCAGAGTACAGGACTTACTTCCCCGACATGAAGCCCATGTCTTATCCCTTCGACCGCCCCGTGTATGAAACTTACTTCAGGCAGCCCAACATCTACAACGAGGATGTGTCCATCTACCACGAGGGAGAAGAGTACCCCAACTTCTACAACGTTAGGGAGTACTATCCTAACTACCAGAACCAAGTGCCTAAGCATTAA